One Argentina anserina chromosome 6, drPotAnse1.1, whole genome shotgun sequence genomic window, AAAATGTTCAACAGTCGCTTGCAATATCTACCATTATTTATGTTTGTAACAAATTTCTAGGGTATCACTAAAGCATCAAGTATTACTGTATGTTTTTGTGCAGAGTTTAATTACATGTCCTGCAACAAGTCTAAAAGCAAAACTTGAAAGGcagaaaatacaaaaccaTATGGTCTCATGACCAAACTCAAACAACCTTTAACTGGCCACTGATCCAAGGGCTCTTTAATCTTCAGTTGGGCAAGAAAGTCTCTAAATTAGCAGAGGAAAATGTTCTGATCTATAACAGATAACTTCCTTCTGACTCTCTCATATTTGCCCGAGTGAAAAGAACAATTAGCAGAAGAGAAAGCATCTGATTACTTGTGGAACATGATTGGGATAGTCAACTTAAATCTAATTGGGATTGTCAACTTAAGTCTAGGTGATATATTGGTTCATTGATGTACTGTAGAACTTCCATATATACAACATAGGAAATCCCCGGTTTTACTGCCATTTTTAATTCCAGGTTTCTTCTATCCATTTAGGGTCATTCAGTCTCCGCTTGTTTGCATCAGAATTACTCCCAAGGGGTTTCAGGCTTAACGATGTCGGACTGAAATCCTACCTATAGTCTGCTTACATGACTCAAGAAAGTATAACCAGCTTACATGACTCAAGTAAGTATAGCCAGAAAAAGAGATGGTTGTCCGAGGTTTTTGTGTAAGAACTTTGGACCCGGAGGAAGGAAAATATACGTTAAATGAATGATAGATCATAGAAATAATAGGGATACTACTACATAAACAGAAAACCACTAAGCACTGCATTACGAAATGGAAACAGAGATGAATCACTTATCATTCATCTTAACAGTAGTTTGATGGCTATTTGTGCAAATCAACTTGTTTGCAATAATCAAGTAAACTTGTATTTTCAAACAAACCTTCCAAGTTTTGGCAAGAACTCTTTCACACAACCATAATCTAGAATCTTTGGCTCTATCCTATATTCCTCTGACCGCACAAACACTTACACTCTCACTAGAATTTAGTACTCTTGTTCAATGGCATTCTAAATTCGCTCTGTAGTGATAGTATTCACACTCGTAGTGGTCCCTATAATACTCTATTTGTCTCAATCTGTGCCGAATAATGTTATGAAGATCTTCAGAGTTCAGACTATTAAGTATTAACCATTAGTCTCATTGCGTAAACACATTTTACAACCACAGACTAATACAGTACTCAACAAGCACAACATTTCCATTAAAGCAGCAACACATCAAGTAAACCAAAGTAGAAGCCTTAAcaccaaaaaacaaagaagagtCTGAAGAAACCTGAGAGCTAAGAGGTTtcagtttcttttttcttcttgcgCAAGATATACACATCAGTCTCCTCATAAGCATAATCCGGGTGCAAATCCTCATGCGGAACTTTCTCGATCCCGAAAACACCCTCGCACATTTCCCAAAACACCTTATGTGCCTCCGGCGACCTCAATTGATACCCAAGCAAAACGACGCCGTCGTCCTTCACCATCGCCTCCATCGTCGAGATCAACGGCCCCACCGTCTCCTCAATATACACCACATCCGTCGCCACAACGACGTCGTACGGCGGACTCAGGGCGGCGATCTGGTCCGCCTTGTTCCAGTGGAGAATCGCATGCTTGAGATTCTTGCCGAGGACCGGTTTGTTGCGCTTGAGGTTCCGCTTCAGGGCGGGCATGACGGCGGGGATGTCGGTGATGACGACGTCGGTGAGGCCGAGGAGGTAGAGCCCCATGGCGGCGACTCCGCAGCCGGCGCCGAGCTCGACGGCGCGTTTAGCGCGGAAGTCGAGGAGGGAGGAGTAGGGGTTTTCCGGGGTTTGGGGAGGGGCCCAGCGCTCGGCGAACTTGACGAGGACTAAGGAGCAGGGCCAGACGGTGGTGCCGACGTGGAGGGAGCCGTTGTCTTGTTGGAATGAGAGGACGGCGTCGCGGACGGGGAGCTCGATCACCGGCGAGTCTGTGAACTTCATGACTCTTTTGCCCCCGCCGAGATTTTGCGAggggtttttggttttgacGAACAAGAGGCGAAGTGTGAGCGTTTATGTATTTCGGACTTCAACCCGGATCCGATTGGCCCAGTTTTATAAAAACCCGGAATGAaaattattcttttcttaAATGTTGGAATCTTGGCCCTATACCCTGCATGTTCTATATCATAACAGTTCCATCAACGGCACACTAGGATATTCGTTTGGCTATAAATATTGATTTCTTTAATTCTTTTCTTGTTGTTTGTCGAATGCCTAATCCTATACTATTTGAGTAGCTGTCGTAAGTATATATAAGTGCATCAGTGTGCATGTACAAAAACAGAGTGGAAACTTAACCTAAATCATATACTCCATTTTGGGTTGATTACCTGCAGGTGCGGAACTCATTTTAGCTTCCATTGTGGACGGTGGGGTTGTACTTCTTGTGGAAATTACCGGATGAGAGATAGTCGAAGTATGGACTACTTCGTATTCTTGAAGGAGTATAGAAGGATGAACCCAATACTAAAGCTATTGCTAACCTTGTTTATGAGAAATGGAGATCCATATATGTCACGTTCTGAAAAGAACCCAGCTGAGATGAAACCGACTATAAATCTGAGGAAGCCAAGATCAGGAGGAAACAACGATAGTGGCTGAATGGATGAGTAGAAGCTACATACATATCCTTCTCAAGCTCTTATATATGTCTCATGGATAGTAAGGTATGATTTTATGTTTAATGGTTTTCAGTTAGCTTTGTCAAAAGAATAAAATCTGACACCTAAGATTTTGTATACCAAAAATGTTACGACCTTTTTGAGCTATATATTCATCAATTGCCATGATCTAAAGAGTAGTcaatacttgaaattttgggtaCTTGATGATATGTAACTGAGTCAGCTGGTGATATTATATATCATTAGTGAAAACACTGAAATACATCTTGATTGGAGATGATTGAATTGATATAAAAGTGGACAAAACTTAGTAGACCAGTCATGGTCAACTCTAGCTGACCCTAGCCCGTCATGCAATGACACATGGCAATTTACAACTTTTATCCTTAAGGATGTTGATTTATGGTTTAGATAACAAACGgcctttatttttcttctctctccagTTTCCACTACTCACGCTTCTTCGTGTTCTTCTTATTCGATGTTTTGGGTTTGTCATCTTCCCAATTcgaaatcaatttttttttaatttgaagcTTGATTTGATCGAAAGCAAGAGCATTTTCGAGGTTGAATTTGTCGTCCGGGCCAGTTTACCGTTTTAAATCAGTTTTTTGCTCATGTCAAACAGCCAAAGACCCCCTTCTTTTTTGGGATGGCTGCAACCATCGCTACGCTAATTTGTCGTTGTTTCAGTCTACAAAGCTGTCGAGGAGAAAAAAGCAAGGCTTCCACCAATCTGGATGGTTGTTTGGGCATATTTTTTGTTCTATTGATTTAATATTTGAAAGCTTGGTTCGCTATACATGGTTGGAATATAACCGAATTGTAGCTTGGAGTTTGGTTTCTGTTTTTTTGGGTTGAAAAGTTTGTGATTTGAGATACTGGGTAGTAGAGAACTAAAGATTACGAATGGATTGGAATTTGGAGTTTCATTCTTGTTTTATTGGGTAGTTAAGGGTCTGTGTGATTTGAAGTTCTAGGTGGATTTTCACGAATGTTAATGGATCGGAGCTCTAATCACTTGATTGATTCCGaattttgaattaaaattCTAGCTTGGGTGCAGTTAGTTCATCTGAAAGAGGGGGAGAGAAGTAGCAACGACGTTGAACACCGTTTGTTATTTCATCAGTCTTACAAAAATAAGAAAGTTATTTAACACACGTGACATTGCATGACTGGCTAAGGTCAGCTAGAGCTGACCATAGCTGGTCTGCCAAGTTTTGTCCTATAAAAGTCACTTGGTTGGATTGTTAGGGATGAATTAATGTATTAGTAACTGTATACTTGTCACTCTTTAATGTTTGTGCGGGTGATTGTGATGTATCTTGTTTCATTCCAATTTGGTGAGTATGGAGCTTGTAATGATTTAACTACTTCAATTCTTAAAGAAGTAAGAATATAGGTATGGCTTGATCAGAAGCAAGAAATATGCCCAATTATTACACAAAGTTTGGTGCAGCGATCGAGCTCCTTTCTTTGCTTCAACattctttctatcttttgaccATCAAATATTGCAAAAGCTGATCGATCACATTTAGTGCTTCAAGTTCTCTGTCCTCTCTATCATGCACATAATCATTCTTAGAATTCTACTGTAAAAACGTACGTACGTGCtctcccttttctttttctagttctcttttctcttttatcGTTTTCTTTTGACCATCCCATGCCATTTTAGCATCTTTGCTCTAGCTGTGAAGTCAAGCTACATGAACTAAATTTAGTGGCGGATCTTGGATGTAATATGTGGTAGGGCTtgcccaaaaaaaaattgcggGTTATTTTGTTCCCTAAGATTTAGAATGCAATTCtaaatattgtacaaaaatgaATAATGGGAGAACTAAATGAGAGAAAAAGCAAAAATCTTGTGGaaatttttgagaaaaaactaataaataacattagaaaatataaaagaaagagaaaacatagagagaaaaaaacaaataggtACGTAACACTTTAATTCCACCGCTGGCTATTGTCAACCAGGGCGGTCGCGAGGCAAAACTAAAAACAGccttaattttgttttagtgTACATGTACGTGGAGGGGCCATGGCCCAGCGGCAAGTGAAAATTTTCCTTTAATTATGATTAATTATGGTATAATTGCATAGAATTATAGTATATTT contains:
- the LOC126799630 gene encoding uncharacterized protein LOC126799630, which gives rise to MKFTDSPVIELPVRDAVLSFQQDNGSLHVGTTVWPCSLVLVKFAERWAPPQTPENPYSSLLDFRAKRAVELGAGCGVAAMGLYLLGLTDVVITDIPAVMPALKRNLKRNKPVLGKNLKHAILHWNKADQIAALSPPYDVVVATDVVYIEETVGPLISTMEAMVKDDGVVLLGYQLRSPEAHKVFWEMCEGVFGIEKVPHEDLHPDYAYEETDVYILRKKKKETETS